Part of the Xenopus laevis strain J_2021 chromosome 2S, Xenopus_laevis_v10.1, whole genome shotgun sequence genome is shown below.
caaggacttcaaacttgtcaaagggggacaccatcttggaaagtgtctgtgacactcacatgctcagtgggctctgagcagctgttaagaagctaaacttaggagttgtctcaaattatcaagcagaaaactagggttgtctgtaatataaactgttgCTACAGGGCTAAATATTCAGAACAGTTCTGGGAGAGAAAAGCAACAGTTTGTTGTTTTGGCATAAGAATTACTTGCTGGACAACTGGGGAAATATATtctctggtagcaaggactggctattATCTGCTGCCATTGAGAGTGAGCTGCAACTGCTTCAGATAATGTACTGGGAATCTTCAGAGTACTGTGAACTTAAAATGCTATAGAATCTCATCCTTTATGTGGGGAGAAGAAGAACAAGAAACTGCTGTATATCCCCCCTATAAGCTCATCAACCACTAGCAAGTACAAAGTATCTTTTATCCCCTGACTGACCCCGTGAGGATATGACCACGGTTGAACTAGGAAGTAGATGAGAAGACGCCGAGACTGTGGGACATGAGTCAACTAATGCTCCCGTGAGCAGGATCGCAAGGAAAGCGAGCACAGCATATGTGAAACCgtaaggagagcagtgacaccgcGTATAAGGAAAGGGTTCAGCTTTACCACACTGTGGGTCTATACTAACTTGCAGCtgtgtccgggaaatcctgtaagtACCAACCAAGCAGGGCCCTGATACTGGCTTTTACGATATTTCACATTGGTGTGcctttttctcttgttttttaaGACAAGAAACGATCGCTGGCTGCAGGGATTGTGAACATAATATTCGGACAGATCCTTTTGGCTCCGGATCTCTGCATAATACAGGGACTTTTGAGACATTTGGGGCACGcaaaagttggtgtatttttatttgtaaacggaagcgcatacaaaaccaattttttaacattatttaaggGGTGGAATCCCTCTGTACCTTGCGcatccagtgttttatttttgcgCAAGACATATACTGTTATATACTTCTAACGACTACCAACCTATTATGTTGAGGAATAGGCATTTAGGATCACCttaaaatctaaataattaaaatattataattgaCTGATCACTGCTCAATAAAGGAAACCCATAATTCCATATCCATTAGCTTATTGTTTTCCAAATTAAGCTTCTCAACAGGCTCCTTAATTTAATCACATTTTTGGAGGGGTTAGAACAAACAAGTAGTGAATGTTAGGGCTCAAATGCAGAGCATTAGGGCTCAGATTTCTCCCGAGGGCTAGAGCTGGCATTATATTCCATTTATATGGGTATTGTCTCCTACAGAGATCATTGTTCTGCTAGGACTGTTTAGGACAGTAAAGTTTTTCAGCCTTAGAGATCAGGTGTGCTAGATGCCCCAGAGCTGTGTAAGGGCATATTGTGAATGAGACTACCGAATCTAGTCGCGCTAAGAACAGTTTTGGAAATTGGTAGGTCAGTTCCATTGTATCTTCTTTGCTcttattttataggttttcatGGAATGGCTCAATAGGAGGAGCAAAAACCGCAACCGGTATGATGGGTTAGTGGGAGATAGCTAGAGGCCCCTCTCCAACAAGTGGAATAAGGGTAGAAAGCAACATAAACtactttttgtaataaaacactaaatttacAGAGGCAAAGGTGTTTTTTCGTCATGCCTCTTTAACCAATAAGATgcaagcaaaaagaaaaagcGGAAGTAACATGATTCGGAAGAGAAGAGGAAAATATTTCTGCAGTGTGAGTTTCTTGTCCAGACATGGCAGAAAGAAACAAGAATGTGGAAGACAAGAAGAAACATGAAACAGAGTCTGTTAACTGGATATACTGTAAACGCAGTAAGTGAGTGAAGACAGAATGAACCGTTCAGGCTTCTGCAAGCCACTGTGATTTACATAGTCTGCAGATCACGTTTTTGTCTCAGCATGGCATGTGCCTGGGACTTTCAGTTTCGAGTACTTTTGTTGGGAGACTCAGGAGTGGGTAAGACTTCTCTACTCCATCGTTACACAGATGGACAGTTCACAGACACAACAACAGAGACAGTAGGAGTTGATTTCTGCTGCCAGGAAGAAGAGCCAGAGCCTGGTGTCAAAGTCAGACTGCAGTTCTGGGACACTGCAGGGCAAGAGCGATATAGGTGAGATGGGTGCATGAGATTGGTGCATGAGATTGGAAGGGGGGTTGTTTAGAAACACTCGTATACTATAACACAACATTGTTGTGGGATATTTGTGTACTTATGTACagtaaattaaacataaaacattacAGTATACTCTGATCCGGTGAAATCAGAATACCAGGTACGAATGCTGTACAAGCTGATACACTGTAGCTAATAccatatacattattatttatgggCCTCTAGTCCCTGTGCAAGTCTTTTCAGCTAACTACAACTTTCCTATCTTCTATTTGTCAAGTTACAACAGGAAAATATGTATCCCCTGCACCTCTGCAACCTGCGGGCTTGGAGCAAACCTCCAAATTTTCCCATATTCATCTGGACACAGCAGAATCGGACTCATTTCCTTCTAACTGTTCACTATATAGCTTATGAGCAATATctgctaacttttagtatgatgttataAAATTTacagttagttttcattttttattattaaaggtttttgacttatttagcttttaattcagcagttctccggtttgcattttcagcagtctggttgctgggttccaaattaccctagcaaccatgcactgatttgaaaaatagactggaatatgaattggagaggtctaaaagataattaataaaaagtagcaataacaatacatttgtggccttacagagcatttgtttttagatggggtcagggacacccccatttgaaatctggaaagagtccaaagaaggcaaataatcaaaaaactataaaaaaaataaataatgaagaccaattgaaaagttgcttagaatttgctattctataacatactaaaagttaacttgaaggttaaCCCCTTTAACTGCACCCTCAACTTTGTTTATGCCTGTAACAGAGCAACAATTGTTGAATTGGTTCCTGGCAGTGCTCTGGGAAAACAATTACGATTAATTATTTGTGGTGTACTAttagaaaatatgttttgtgaAGATGACCTGCACCTTTATTAACTTCTGAGATGCCTCATTATTATTGGTGAAACAAACATTAGCTGTCAGGAGGGGTAACGGGAATTGGGGGAGATGTGCACTTTTGCATTTGAAGGAACTTTTTGTCATTAATTGGAACCCAATTTTCCAGTTCCCTGAGTGACTGCAACAGACTATGTTCTGTGCACTGCTCTCTTCCTGTATGTGAAATAGCTTCCAGTTGATTCTTTTTCTCTTTGCCTACAGAGCTGTGACACGTTCCTACTACAGAAATGCTGCTGGGGTTCTCCTTCTCTTTGATCTCACCACACGGCAATCTTTTGATAATGTCACTGAATGGCACAAGGAGGTATCTGAGCGAACCCAAGCCAAACCAATGGTCTTCATGCTGCTTGGAGCAAAGAATGACCTGAAGCAGAAACGGATAGTAACCCAGGAGGAGGCACAGAGACTAGCAGAAAATCTGGGGGCTCCTTATTTAGAAACCTCTGCCCAAACAGGCAGTAATGTGTCTGCGGCACTTTCACTTTTGTGCAGAGAACTGCTCAGAGCTGCTCGCTCACAGACCCAGGCATCAGCAGAGGAGTGTAGCAGGGCCTACTGTACAAATGAAGAAATGCAGAAAAAGCAAGAAACAAAGTGCACATGTTGAAAACAAGGTTGATTATGCCTAtatagcaactttgcatttcTATTACACTTTTATTCTCACTACAGGAGCACTATCAGCACTATCATACTCTTTGCTGCTTTAACCTGGACTGATATTATGGATGGACAAACAGAGTCAGTAGCCACAGCAATTATGTCAGCCATGTTTAATTAAACAAACAATCCTATGTATATACAAAAGGTAGTCAGGGGATCGTTTAACCCTTTCCCAGCCAGAGGGTTGTAGAATTTCTGTCCCCTAAATTAGGCTCTTCTCTGAAGAGGTTGCCTCCGCACTCATCTGTGGCAGTTTGAAGGTGTCAAGATCAGAATGCAAAGGGACTGCAGAAGTCCAAAGTcacaaatagattttatttcttTTGCGTTTTCTTAATTAAAGCCATTCTCTGTtggaaaaacacaagaaaaaaaaaaaaaggatgaggaGGGGATGGTAAGTGGGCAGGTAAAACATAAAAATCGGCAGAGCAaattgaaagtgaaaaaaaaattaaaaaaactaatttaactGCAGCTGAACTGATAttgtttaaaggacaatgaaagttcCTATTTTCTGAAACACAAGTCATATTTACAGCCACCACTGACGTTCTACCAGAATGGAtggataatgattttctttttactacCTATTAGGCTAGGacgaaatcagcctgctgaaattcAAAGGCCAACTTTAACCCCTCACCATGAGCAGCATCTTCCTTCTTTTTATGTGACCAGTATCCTTTTGTTGGTTCCTGCTCGATCACACTCAAATGATTTTGGCAAAGAAATGCGACACTTtgcattttgtgccaaaatccacGAGAGAGTTTGGGCCGGAGCAGACACAAAGGTTCCAGAGGCAAAAGAAGGATACATTGCACGGTGAGGGGCTGAGATTGCCCAGCGGATTTCAGTTTCTCTTCTCGCTCTAGCCTTAGACCATTTTTCTCTCCAACTTActcaaaggggccgattcactaagctcgagtgaaggattcgaatgaaaaaaattcgaatttcgaagtattttttgggtacttcgaccatcgaattggttaaattcttttgaattcgaacgaaatcgaacgaatcgaacgaaaaatcgttcgactattcgaccattcgatagtcgaagtactttccctttaaaaaaaacttcgaccccctacttcggcagataaaacctaccgaagtcaatgttagcctatggggaaggtccccataggtttgctaacctttttttgatcgaaggattttccttcgatcgttggattaaaatccttcgaatcgttcgattcgaaggatttaatcgttcgatcgaacgaaaaatccttcgatcgatcgatcgcaggattagcgctaaatccttcgacccttagtgaatctgccccaaaatgtatccAATTTTCTACTCATCTCACCTTTTAATTTTCTTAAGCCATGCTCACATTACCCCAGCAATGCCCCAAAGCAATATGGATACATATATCTTACGTCTATTGCAAATATTCCAGCCAAAGTTCTAATCAACCCTTTAGTGCAAGGTATCTCAGATGAAACGCACCCCAACTGTAAGAAGATCTAAGTGTCTAACTATACATTTATTGGAAGCAGCCATACATCTTATGtttatacaagctgctgtgtaaccatgggggcagccattcaaagctgaaaaggcacaggatacacagcagataacagatacgcgtTGTAGTATACaacgggattcttcagaacttatcgtttatctactgtgtatcctgtgcttgaatggctgcccccatggctacacagcagcttgtttatataaactatagtagtgtttctgacacaaacacaccagttttaccagtgcagggcagcactaaattatattgccattcctatAAAATGCTTTCACTTTTAGGTATTACTGTTCCAGAcagtattttaaaagaaaatggatAGTTGATTACCTGTTTGTGTGCTTCAGTAGTACAAGCTTTTTTATAAGGCCGGATTTCTTCTGAACCAAACCCTGGAATCCACATGTTCCACTGTCTCTCTGTGTAACCAAGAAGACAAAATGAACATCTATGACTTGTATGTATGGTTATGGCTAGTTTCACATTTGATGTCCGTATCATATGCTATACAACAGTCAAGGTGGaaggattttttgttttaaatatgtctattttacattattataataagaGAATATGGTGaaagaataataaaagaaaaaacaaccaaatatacttttatttctactcataatgaaatataaataagcaCTGTGTTCCTTAGGTTCCACCAGTAGGTGGCACAAACCGGTATATTCATTTCATAAATAAATGCAACCTTATCGTTATTAACAAAGGGGCAGTATACTCCTTTGTTCAGCGTGAAAGCAAtggatagggcttgtgctgaaattactttttgactattgtttcaatcatgaaaaatctatgttatgttatttttttagctAAACAGGCAAATGTTGAAACTACTCCAGTTTAGTCCTTGCAAAGTAAATCCATGAACAGACAATGCATAATGGACAATGCTAGGCAGCTTCTCTGGTGAATACAATTGCTTATTCTTTAACCTAGTGTACTTTCCTTCTGAACACTGCACTGCCATGTTGATGGTTTTTCCCCAGGATCCCTTTTTATACACATGATAATAAAGTCAAGAGTATTCTGTGCATGTTCTGCTCCAGCATCAGTGCAAATGATAAATATGAACAGACAGAGTGGGGCTCAAAGTGCATGAACAGTggccggtgtttttttttttttttatatatatatctttatacaaTAAAGCAAATCTCTAAACTAAAAAATGTCTATTGCTCTGCATTTGTTTgccaattttttcaatttcctactATATTAATAAAGATGTGCACAGACCCCCAAcaggcttattttttttaaattcatcaaACAGTTGCTTGGAGAAGTACATGGTGGTTGAAGTGTCACAACAAGAGTATAGAAGGCTTAAAGTATCTGGTTATCCCCTGAATTTCGTTCCTTGAAGGGCAAGTCAACACCAAAATAAGAAtttgaataataaaagaaaacatacttgTAAGTAACTTTCCATTAGACATTCATTAttaaattttcagtgcttttaaagttatttgtaaaaatgtttgctattaaaagcagcatttgcttaactcctgctttttactttttaaacaatgttgcgaaagtcttggttccccagcaaagacaggtctgttaatcagctgccttgtcttacattgtatcaacagtcttagccatcaaggcagagaggagaaagggacaaacactgctttcaatagcaatacatatacaaataaattcatatattgcaaagttacttagaataatgttttcttttattaggcaaatttttagtttggggttgacttgccctttaatatcaACAAAACCTTTGCATCTGCTGCTTTCCCCATTACATTTTGCAAGGTAAACACATAGGAACTTTTTGCTTAGCTCATGACAGGATTTTTCTATACACAGTGAGAAAGCGGATCACGTGTAGCTCATCTAGATGGcatattggaattaaaaaaagaaaagttggcaTCATATCATATGATTAGCATACCAAGATGGAGCTGTACATCCTTAACTTCTAATGTGTTGGATTTGCGGTGTCGGGCAAGCTGGCAGGCTGCAGATACCACGCTCTCAATGAAATCATCTGCGATCTGTAGAAGCATCTGTGTGGACAGAGGAAAGTCATTGATATTCAGAGGAGAATTTGAGTACGAGGCAGATTTCTTTCATTCAGCTTTGGATATCTTACCTCCTCCACATCTTCATCCAGCTGTTCGTTGGGATCTACTTCTCTAACCAGTTCATGAAGCTTCTTCTTAGTAAGAACCTAATGGATAAATGTGATGATGGTGTTGAATTTACAGTGTAAAATTTCCAAGGCAGATCGATACTGGAGGGTGGTGACCGCAGCAAATGTCTGAGACACGGAGTATTTTACATGGTATAAAATGGCTGCGTTAAGCATCTGATGTAGCAGCTAAGAATTTCTGTATAAGTTTATATCAGTGCACCAAATATTACTTTATCTATGGTGTTGTCTGGCACGATTGGAACATCCTATATAGATGGTTTCAGGTCTCCCATTAAATGGAACTGGGCTATCATATTATGTGAGAATAGTAGTTCAGAAGCCACTGAACATTTTTGATAGTGGATAACAgcctttatatactttttttttgttttacttgcaaGATAAACCTTATAAAACTTTGGTATATTTTTTGGTTCAAACATGTACAGATAGAGACTAGGCAAGTCCCTACAAGTGGCAGcaataaatgcttttaaaaataacatgCTATATTATATCAAACCTATTTCCTGGTAAGAATTTGCAAACACTCAGattatacatttaatacattgtACCATTTGGCAAAGTCTTTTTTGCATTATGACATTTGTACATCctatatttatgtttacatttacattatatattatgaCTAGAATCCTGCTAACGGTACATAGATAATACAGGTGTTGAAAGTTTTGTTTACCATGGAGGTAAACAAAGGTATTTTTTTGTCACTACATGATAATCTTTTCACAATAATGGTTGACTTTTTGACTGTTAATTGTCCCATAGTATGTGGCAAGGAATATCCCCATGTTTAGGATTTGTTAGATTCTATACAAACAGGGAAACCATTTTATTTCTGTGTGTTGAGCAGCTTATTTaattaaaagggaaataatttaaattaattgcaAATGGCAGTAGATGGCAGTAAAGAGGGGTCCACCTGGTTGGATGTCCTATAACTCACTCCATAGATTAAAcaaacagtaacactaaaaatgtatatgggaaAACCCCACTCTACCCCACTCCAATAACACTTCTATCCTGGACAAAATCAACTATCTTTCAtgataaataatgcaataaaatcccACTTCCAGTTGTGTACTGTGTTTTAGAAAAGGCAATGTGGCGACATTCACTTAAGTGCGCACTCCAGTCTCCTGCTAGCCGACTTTCTTTTTAAAACCGGAAGTTAGTTGTCCTGGCTTCAGGGAGGCTTTGCCTGCATTGTTCTCCCCCTTGTTTGTATCCCTGCATTCATGTTCAGGTCAATAGGGTGTGCGTCTAGAATTATTTCCTCAGCAGCATTTATTTCTCTAAAGGCAGTGAGCAGTGAGCAGAGAAGACACCAGCCAGCTCAGCGATAAATCTTGCAAGGATCAGAGAAGACCCGCCAAATAAGTTAGCGTGTCTCACATTCCACTGCTTCACCGCTTGCAGTTCTTCGCAAAATAAATCGTAGACAGAAAAGTCATCTAGCAAGAGATTGAAGCGCACACGTAAGTGAACGTCGCCACATTGCCTTTTTTAAAACATAGTACACAACTGGATAGTTGACTTTGCCCAGGATAGAAGTGTTATTGGAGTTTtagtgtaactgttcctttaaagcacagTGATCTACAATCTATTAACAGTGCTACATGtcaaaggaaagaaatgcagagtTAACTAATTATTTCAATACCTCCACTGTGTTCTGTCCTGTTCCTAAAATATGAGTgcacaaacaaaacacaaaacattGGCATCAACAAATCTATAAACTACTATAATCTTGCAACATTAACCTTGCAGATATGTGGGACCCCTACACACATCAAACCTTGGAGCTGATCCCTAAAGTAAGTTGATTGATGTTCCCCAAtcatggtttttatgttttttttaccattaggAAATATTCAAAACTCATGGTGTGCTGCAAACCCCTTACACAGTTATTACacaattattgtaaaatatactcACTTGATTTGCATCTGGACTTGCACGCCCTCCTCCAGCTGTTGGTACTGGCACTTTACCCACTGGAGTACTATTTGCCATGGCTGCCTCCTGCTTGACAGCGACTGAGGTAGGAGTGGTGGTAGAGGAGGAGAAACTTGCCAGGTTGATCAATGCGGATGCTCCAAACTGGTTCATAATCTGGAGGGCTTTTGCTCGCAGTTCACCCAATCGGGACACGTCAGCACGTTGTTTTGGGGTATGAGGCCCAGGGCCTAGAAACTGTGAAATATGATAGAAAACCGTAGGCTTCAAGTCAAAAAGcccttaaaaaaatattctttatttgctCTTATATATCAATTGAGTGCCTATACTGCAGTTACTAAGAATAACCAAAAGGAATCCTATACAGAAGAAATATATGGTGGTAGTGCTTTTTATACTACAGTCATTATGCATCAGCCAAGACAAATAAGAGGGCTCATTTacctaaatataaatgtatcagTTACAGAAATACCTTTAAATAGATATTTGCATTTACTTTGCAATTTAATGCTCATTATAAGTTGTTAAATGCTAGACCTGTTCTAGTGTTTAAAAGTCACCCATCGACATTACTAAGACAAGATACCGATTATGTTTGCGAGCCATGTTTACCCAACgattataaaatgttataatataGCTAATTAGATGTAGGTTTCATATGATTTTAGGTACATGTATATTAGGCGTATTTGTACCAAGGATAAAGGCAAATtgggcacaaataaacattttgacTAGGCTGAATTAAAAGAgtgccaatacatttttttttattgaagcaaaaaagaaatagctgacgtttcggctagccatctagcctttctcaaagtgcagcactgtaaggggcccgaaggctcagccaggagtagcggaccaaggaggaagcacagttCAACCGGttaaaggtatccaaggggtttaGAGAAAGGTGAAGTCAGGTCAAGGCAAAAGGGTCGGTTCTGGCGGCAAAGGTTCAATGTATGGTtttcaggcaaggtcaagatcagAATCAATAGAAGTAgtatagcgcacccaggaactcacgttGTGGAACCTATTGTTGGGCAAAGTCTGGAGTGCTCTGGCACCTTAAATAGCCGTTCATTGgcaccaaaaatgtatgtgatgacgtcatcacgctggcgtcccTGTGTTGGCGTCCAATCCGGCACTGGCATCTTTACGCTGGCGTCCAGATGATGACATCACAGAACTGCGCCCAGGAAGAATTGCATGGGAGGAAGGGACGCCACCATCTTTGGAGGACGAAATGCAGTCATGCTGTGGAAGGTAAGCCTTCCTTACAAACACACAGTACAAACCAATCATTTAATCACCCAGTGGCGGGAAACCGTAAGTGCTGACGTCATCTGGGTTTTCCCGCCACAAAGTgtgttgcactttgagaaaggctagagggcTAGCCAAAACGTCAGCTATTTCTTTTTTGCTTCAATAAAATTTCACCTtatttcttcataagacctgagagtgctcgtCTTTTTCATGGATATCTATTTTtcttgctgatagcacccaggcacagTACACCTGTTATACGAGAAGTGCCGGCTCCAAACAATGCTGGCACAGTGCGTCTGGGACTGtaggttgcctgggtgcaaagctATGAAAATCATGTACATGCTCGATTGAAGCTCctactctcaggtcttataaaagcaaaaaagttTATTAAGCAAAAAGAGAAACTAATGTTTCAGCTAAGACAATAGCCTTTATAAAGGCTATTGTCTTAGCCAAAACGttacgtgtgtgtatatatatatatatatatatatatatatatatatatatatatatatatatatattgggagttttactttgaaagcagctagtaagttgcaggtaaaacgtattcgtcccttttataaaatgtataattaaaccatagaattcttaatgaatcagatgaaaattgagcataggactggccagatatgggatgactttgacgtagttggccagcttaaatatattgcaatatatggacaaacaatccctgttttgtttaaagggtaaggcatttttcagtagcagtatgcacaaaatgtctctgtcttaaatatattgataatgggttgagtgcagaggaatcttgtatttgtctacatgtattttgtggtcacaccctcattgcacccccgcctaatgtttttaaaaactagtggtgagcacaactttcccttgtttgttatagttctacaagagcagtgaccagctccatgttgtagctcccaccccctccaactatagtcaggtgatcccactggtgtctaataaaagggcagccaagtttgggagttttactttgaaagcagctagtaagttgcaggtaaaacgtattcgtcccttttataaaatgtataattaaaccatagaattcttaatgaatcagatgaaaattgagcataggactggccagatatgggatgactttgacgtagttggccagcttaaatatattgcaatatatggacaaacaatatatatatatatatatatatatatatatatatatatatatatatatatatatatatatatatatatatatatatatatatatatatatatatatatatatcctaaatcCAGCCTAGCAGTGGTCTTACCAACAGTCATGACACAAATACACTACAATACAAGCAGGAACATGATAATTTGTTAGGATTTGGTGAGATTGGTTGCTTGATAATAGTAAGAgaggatatgttatccagaaacctgttatccagaaagctctgaattacaaaaaaggCCCACATActtcactttatccaaataattcagatatttaaaaatgatttcctttttttctctgtaataataaaacagtactttgtacttgatccaagctaagatagcATTAAacaatattggaagcaaaaccagcctattaggttgatttaatgttaacatgattatctagtagactaaaggtatgaagatccaaattatggaaagatccgtcatctgggaagccccaggtcctgagcattctggatggcaagtcccatacctgtatatacagagttGTTAAAAGGtgtcatttacaaaaaaagagcACTTGATTTAGACGGAAGCCTCTTGAATGAGAAGTGATTAATGCAAAACAGTGCTTAAACAAAACATACTACTATACAAAGGGGAAGTCACACTCATTGTTTAGATATCTTCAGGAATAAAAAGTAAGGGCTCAATAAAGGTGTGGCCACATTTTGCAAAGAAACAATCGATCCTCTCCACTTACCCACCCACTATGATCCAGACTTCATTCAATTTCCTAATTCATGTGCATAGGGACCAGAGATCACAATGGGATCATCCTAATATCGCCCAGCGTGTGGGTTGACAAATCAGGTCCAAATATGTTAATTTTGACTACTTTGCCAAATGAGGGAATC
Proteins encoded:
- the LOC108709529 gene encoding ras-related protein Rab-39B encodes the protein MACAWDFQFRVLLLGDSGVGKTSLLHRYTDGQFTDTTTETVGVDFCCQEEEPEPGVKVRLQFWDTAGQERYRAVTRSYYRNAAGVLLLFDLTTRQSFDNVTEWHKEVSERTQAKPMVFMLLGAKNDLKQKRIVTQEEAQRLAENLGAPYLETSAQTGSNVSAALSLLCRELLRAARSQTQASAEECSRAYCTNEEMQKKQETKCTC
- the taf12.S gene encoding transcription initiation factor TFIID subunit 12-like isoform X2, with product MNQFGASALINLASFSSSTTTPTSVAVKQEAAMANSTPVGKVPVPTAGGGRASPDANQVLTKKKLHELVREVDPNEQLDEDVEEMLLQIADDFIESVVSAACQLARHRKSNTLEVKDVQLHLERQWNMWIPGFGSEEIRPYKKACTTEAHKQRMALIKKTQKK
- the taf12.S gene encoding transcription initiation factor TFIID subunit 12-like isoform X1: MTCVLSGSTAVCDVIAELDTQLAFLGPGPHTPKQRADVSRLGELRAKALQIMNQFGASALINLASFSSSTTTPTSVAVKQEAAMANSTPVGKVPVPTAGGGRASPDANQVLTKKKLHELVREVDPNEQLDEDVEEMLLQIADDFIESVVSAACQLARHRKSNTLEVKDVQLHLERQWNMWIPGFGSEEIRPYKKACTTEAHKQRMALIKKTQKK